The Blattabacterium cuenoti genome includes a region encoding these proteins:
- the lpdA gene encoding dihydrolipoyl dehydrogenase gives MHFDVIILGSGPGGYVASIRSSQLGMKTALIEKESLGGVCLNWGCIPTKSLLNSAKILQSIKKNGKLFGIKKDQIKIDYSQIVNKSRNVVEKMRKGISFLMKKNGIHVIHGNAILKKEKKIEIFQEEKNLGEYSASHIVISTGAFPKIEDKFQYDGKKVITYKEALSLSSLPKKMIIIGSGSIGLEFAYFYHSMGTDITIIEICTKLFPNGDDEISDYLKSSFERMGIKIYTSSSISSIRKKNSNNGIIVEMKSSVGNVVLETDIVLYAIGIIPNIRHIGLEEIGIQIEKGFILVDENYRTNIDGYYAIGDVIQTPSLAHVASHEAINCIENIKGLNCQKIDYNNVPKCVYSSPEIASVGYTEKESKEKGFQIKVAKFPFSALGRAISDENTNGFVKVIFDAKYDEWLGCHMIGNNVTDLISEVVVARKLEATSYEIIGTIHPHPSLSEAILESVSNAYGRSIHL, from the coding sequence ATGCATTTTGATGTTATTATTTTGGGAAGTGGACCAGGGGGTTATGTAGCTTCCATACGATCATCACAACTTGGAATGAAAACAGCTCTGATTGAAAAAGAATCTCTTGGTGGTGTTTGTTTAAATTGGGGATGTATTCCTACTAAATCTCTTTTAAACAGTGCCAAAATTCTGCAATCCATAAAAAAAAATGGAAAACTTTTTGGAATAAAAAAAGATCAAATTAAAATAGATTATTCTCAAATAGTTAATAAAAGTAGAAATGTGGTAGAAAAAATGAGAAAAGGGATTTCATTTTTAATGAAAAAAAATGGAATCCATGTCATTCATGGAAATGCAATATTAAAAAAGGAAAAAAAAATTGAAATTTTTCAAGAGGAAAAAAATTTAGGAGAATATTCTGCTTCACATATTGTTATTTCTACTGGAGCTTTTCCTAAAATTGAAGATAAATTTCAATATGATGGGAAAAAAGTTATAACATATAAAGAAGCTCTTTCTTTATCCTCTTTACCAAAAAAAATGATTATTATAGGGTCTGGTTCTATAGGATTAGAATTTGCTTATTTTTATCATTCTATGGGAACAGATATTACCATTATAGAAATTTGTACAAAACTTTTTCCAAATGGAGATGATGAAATATCTGATTATTTGAAATCCTCTTTTGAAAGAATGGGAATTAAAATCTATACATCTTCTTCTATTTCTTCTATAAGGAAAAAAAATTCTAATAATGGAATAATTGTGGAAATGAAATCTTCTGTAGGAAATGTTGTTTTAGAAACAGATATAGTTCTTTACGCTATTGGAATTATTCCTAATATCAGACATATTGGATTGGAAGAGATAGGAATTCAAATAGAGAAAGGATTTATTCTTGTAGATGAAAATTATCGTACAAACATAGATGGATATTATGCTATTGGAGATGTAATTCAGACTCCTTCTTTGGCTCATGTTGCCTCTCATGAGGCAATTAACTGTATTGAAAATATAAAAGGATTAAATTGTCAAAAAATAGATTATAACAATGTTCCAAAATGTGTATATTCTTCTCCTGAGATAGCTTCAGTAGGATATACTGAAAAAGAATCCAAAGAAAAAGGATTTCAGATTAAAGTAGCTAAGTTTCCATTTAGTGCTCTTGGAAGAGCTATTTCCGATGAAAATACTAACGGTTTTGTTAAAGTAATTTTTGATGCTAAATATGATGAATGGTTAGGGTGTCATATGATTGGAAACAATGTAACAGACCTAATTTCAGAAGTAGTAGTTGCAAGAAAACTGGAAGCGACCAGTTACGAAATTATAGGAACTATACACCCTCATCCTTCATTGAGTGAAGCTATTTTAGAATCTGTATCTAACGCTTATGGGAGATCTATTCATTTGTAA
- a CDS encoding CTP synthase has protein sequence MEIKYIFVTGGVTSSLGKGIVSASLGMLLKARGYKVSILKLDPYFNIDPGTLNPYEHGECFVTKDGAETDLDLGHYERFLNQPTAKENNVTSGLIYKTVIDNERKGNYLGKTVQVIPHITNEIKRRIKILGESKNYDIIITEIGGTVGDIESLPYIESVRQLKWELGKFNGLVIHLTLLPYITVTGEIKTKPTQHSVRNLMENGIQADIIVCRTEKHISKKIREKLALFCNVKPKHVIESIDTKIIYEIPCLLHLQNFDKVVLNHLNLSTIISPDLKKWKFFIKKYKKPKYETKIALVGKYVSLHDSYKSITEALIHAGTENETYVNIKWIYSEMIKEKNIKEYFEGISGILVAPGFGNRGIEGKILAAKYAREKKIPFFGICLGMQIAVIEFARNVLGLKKAESYETNPYTFHPVICLMEKQKKLTNKGGTMRLGNWKCSFSEGSKIFSIYGGKKEVLERHRHRYEFNNNYLEHFSNAGMKAVGINPETGLVEAFELENHVFFLGVQYHPEYQSTVTNPHPLFTYFVKVTKNYKSFNYQNSSYI, from the coding sequence ATGGAAATAAAATATATTTTTGTTACAGGAGGAGTGACCTCTTCTTTGGGAAAAGGAATAGTTTCAGCTTCATTAGGCATGTTATTGAAAGCTAGAGGGTATAAAGTTTCAATTTTGAAGCTAGACCCTTATTTTAATATAGATCCAGGAACTTTAAATCCTTATGAACATGGAGAGTGCTTTGTTACTAAAGATGGAGCAGAAACAGATTTAGATTTAGGACATTATGAACGATTTTTAAACCAACCCACTGCTAAAGAGAATAATGTGACATCTGGATTAATATATAAAACAGTTATAGATAACGAAAGAAAAGGAAATTACTTAGGAAAAACGGTACAGGTCATCCCTCACATTACTAATGAAATTAAAAGACGCATTAAAATACTCGGAGAATCAAAAAATTACGATATTATTATTACTGAAATAGGAGGAACAGTGGGAGATATAGAAAGTTTGCCATATATTGAATCAGTACGTCAATTAAAGTGGGAATTAGGAAAATTCAATGGATTAGTAATTCACTTAACATTGCTCCCATATATTACAGTTACTGGAGAAATAAAAACAAAACCAACACAACATTCTGTTCGTAATTTAATGGAAAATGGAATACAAGCAGATATTATTGTATGTCGAACAGAAAAACATATTTCTAAAAAAATTAGAGAAAAATTAGCTTTGTTTTGCAATGTAAAACCTAAACATGTTATAGAATCGATTGATACTAAAATTATATATGAAATTCCTTGTTTGTTGCATTTGCAAAATTTTGATAAAGTAGTATTAAATCATTTAAATTTATCCACTATTATTTCTCCTGATTTAAAAAAATGGAAGTTTTTTATAAAAAAATATAAAAAACCAAAATATGAAACTAAAATAGCATTAGTTGGAAAATATGTTTCTTTACATGATTCTTATAAATCAATTACTGAAGCGTTAATTCATGCAGGGACTGAAAATGAAACTTACGTTAATATAAAATGGATTTATTCGGAAATGATAAAAGAAAAAAATATAAAGGAATATTTTGAAGGAATTTCAGGAATTTTAGTCGCACCAGGATTTGGAAATAGAGGAATAGAAGGAAAAATTCTTGCAGCAAAGTATGCAAGAGAGAAAAAAATTCCATTTTTTGGTATCTGTTTAGGAATGCAAATTGCCGTAATAGAATTTGCTAGAAACGTTTTGGGATTAAAAAAAGCAGAAAGTTATGAAACAAATCCATATACTTTTCATCCAGTAATCTGTTTAATGGAAAAACAAAAAAAATTAACTAACAAAGGAGGAACTATGCGTTTAGGAAATTGGAAATGTTCTTTTTCAGAAGGATCAAAAATATTTTCTATTTATGGAGGAAAAAAAGAAGTTTTAGAAAGACATCGTCATAGATATGAATTTAATAATAATTATCTAGAACATTTTTCTAATGCTGGAATGAAAGCCGTTGGAATTAATCCAGAGACAGGATTAGTAGAAGCTTTTGAATTAGAAAATCATGTTTTTTTCTTGGGAGTTCAATATCATCCAGAATATCAAAGTACGGTAACTAATCCACATCCTTTATTCACTTACTTTGTAAAAGTAACCAAAAATTACAAATCTTTTAATTATCAGAATTCTTCTTATATATGA
- a CDS encoding adenylate kinase family protein translates to MIHIILFGPPGCGKGTQAKIIATKFGFSHLSTGMIFRNHMKRKTDLGKTASFYINKGILVPDMITTNMLNIEIQKHFYEKGIIYDGYPRTRNQIFSLEKALKKFCLGTINIIFYFYIQKNLIIDRLLKRGKKSHRNDDTNIITVQRRIEEYNKETSSIWNSDPKWKNNIIKLNASLSVNSISLLIEEKIKNFLNKN, encoded by the coding sequence ATGATACATATTATATTGTTTGGACCACCTGGATGTGGAAAAGGAACTCAGGCTAAAATTATTGCAACTAAGTTTGGTTTTTCCCACTTATCTACTGGAATGATATTCAGAAATCATATGAAAAGAAAAACGGATTTAGGAAAAACTGCTAGTTTTTATATTAATAAAGGAATATTAGTTCCTGATATGATTACCACAAATATGTTAAACATAGAAATTCAAAAACATTTTTATGAAAAAGGAATTATTTATGATGGATATCCCAGAACCAGAAATCAAATTTTTTCTTTAGAAAAAGCTTTAAAAAAATTTTGTTTGGGAACAATAAATATAATTTTCTATTTTTATATTCAAAAAAATTTAATAATAGATAGATTATTAAAAAGAGGAAAAAAAAGTCATCGTAACGATGATACAAATATCATAACGGTTCAAAGAAGAATAGAAGAATATAACAAAGAAACTTCTTCGATTTGGAATAGCGATCCTAAATGGAAAAATAATATAATCAAATTAAATGCTTCTTTATCTGTAAATAGTATTTCTCTTCTCATAGAAGAAAAAATAAAAAATTTTTTAAACAAAAATTAA
- the pncB gene encoding nicotinate phosphoribosyltransferase: MKRLISMNKLNNFSIISSLLDNDFYKFTMQNAVIKLFPFAKAEYEFINRGKHSFPKNFDKILKENLNRMAYLKLSSEERIYLEKYCPYLDSSYLDFLNKYQYNPKEVNIYQNGKNIKMNIEGLWSSTILWEVPLMAIISELYYKLTGAKRISDKKIVILTKEKLKKYKKLKVKIGEYGTRRRYSYQVHKLVLKILIEEGSPFFIGSSNVHLSHFFSIKPIGTQGHEWIMFHAAKHGFKKADRIAMENWLNIYKGKLGIALSDTYTSSVFFKNFNKKLSETFKGVRHDSGNPLFFTQETIKHYKKFQINPIKKKIIFSDNLDPCKVSYISSFCQKKINPFFGIGTNFTNDVGVPSMNIVIKMVKAIPEKNWISVVKLSNVEEKSTGKKNMIFLAKKILHL; this comes from the coding sequence ATGAAAAGATTGATTTCAATGAATAAATTGAATAATTTTTCTATTATATCATCATTATTAGACAATGATTTTTATAAATTTACTATGCAAAATGCTGTTATTAAATTATTCCCATTCGCAAAAGCTGAATATGAATTTATTAATAGAGGGAAACATTCTTTTCCAAAAAATTTTGATAAAATATTGAAAGAAAATCTAAATAGAATGGCATATTTAAAACTTTCAAGTGAAGAAAGAATTTATTTGGAAAAATATTGCCCTTATTTAGATTCTTCTTATTTAGATTTTTTAAATAAGTATCAATACAATCCAAAGGAAGTGAATATATATCAAAACGGAAAAAATATAAAAATGAATATAGAAGGATTATGGAGCAGTACTATCTTATGGGAAGTTCCTTTAATGGCAATTATATCTGAGTTATACTACAAATTAACAGGAGCAAAACGGATTTCTGATAAAAAAATTGTAATCCTAACTAAAGAAAAATTGAAAAAATATAAAAAACTAAAAGTTAAAATTGGAGAATATGGGACGAGAAGAAGATATTCTTATCAAGTTCATAAATTAGTTTTAAAAATACTCATAGAAGAAGGTTCTCCATTTTTTATAGGAAGTAGTAATGTCCATCTATCTCATTTTTTCTCAATTAAACCGATAGGAACCCAAGGACATGAATGGATAATGTTTCATGCAGCAAAACATGGATTCAAAAAAGCAGATCGTATAGCTATGGAAAATTGGTTGAATATTTACAAAGGTAAATTAGGAATTGCTTTATCTGATACATATACATCTTCAGTTTTTTTCAAGAACTTTAATAAAAAACTTTCTGAAACTTTTAAGGGAGTTAGACATGATAGTGGAAATCCTCTTTTTTTTACTCAGGAAACTATAAAACATTATAAAAAGTTTCAAATAAATCCTATCAAAAAAAAAATTATATTTTCGGATAATCTGGATCCATGTAAAGTGTCTTACATTTCTTCTTTTTGCCAAAAAAAAATTAATCCTTTTTTTGGGATAGGAACCAATTTTACTAATGATGTAGGAGTTCCTTCTATGAATATAGTAATAAAAATGGTTAAAGCTATTCCAGAAAAAAATTGGATTTCAGTAGTAAAACTTTCTAATGTAGAGGAAAAATCAACTGGAAAAAAAAACATGATTTTTTTAGCAAAAAAAATTCTTCATTTATGA
- the dapA gene encoding 4-hydroxy-tetrahydrodipicolinate synthase, translating into MKKLYGTGVALVTPFKKDEKIDFNGLEKLVKYVLDNEVDYLVALGTTAETATLKKEEKQDIVECIQSANYKKLPLILGVGGNNTRDIVDQINSIKNLSIFYAILSVSPYYNRPSQEGIYEHFKSIVNCTEANIIVYNVPKRTGSNVMPDTILRLANNFKNIIGIKEASGDVLQTYKVLEKKPKNFSVISGDDFITLPVILGGGESVISVIAQGFPDKVSKMVSLARKNQVEKSFSIFYKIIQMIDLIYEEGNPTGIKTFLNIIGICNPYVRLPLIIGSPYLKNKMINLLKQINS; encoded by the coding sequence ATGAAAAAATTATATGGAACAGGTGTAGCGTTAGTTACTCCTTTTAAAAAGGATGAAAAAATCGACTTTAATGGACTTGAAAAACTCGTAAAATATGTTTTAGATAATGAAGTTGATTATTTGGTAGCATTGGGAACTACAGCTGAAACAGCTACTTTAAAAAAAGAAGAAAAACAAGATATTGTTGAATGTATTCAAAGTGCAAATTATAAAAAACTTCCTTTAATACTAGGAGTGGGAGGAAACAATACAAGAGATATTGTTGATCAAATCAATAGCATAAAAAATTTATCAATTTTTTATGCTATTCTTTCAGTTTCTCCTTATTATAATAGACCTTCTCAAGAAGGAATATATGAACATTTTAAATCTATTGTGAATTGTACTGAAGCCAACATAATTGTTTATAATGTACCTAAGAGAACAGGTTCTAATGTTATGCCAGATACTATTTTACGTTTAGCTAATAATTTTAAGAATATAATAGGAATAAAAGAAGCATCTGGAGATGTTTTACAAACTTATAAAGTTCTTGAAAAAAAACCAAAAAATTTTAGCGTGATATCAGGAGATGATTTTATCACTTTGCCTGTTATATTAGGAGGTGGAGAAAGTGTTATTTCTGTAATCGCTCAAGGATTTCCTGATAAGGTTTCTAAGATGGTTTCTTTAGCTAGGAAGAATCAAGTAGAAAAATCTTTTTCTATTTTTTATAAAATTATTCAAATGATAGATCTCATTTATGAAGAAGGAAATCCTACAGGGATTAAAACTTTCCTAAATATAATAGGAATATGTAATCCATATGTCAGATTACCTCTGATAATTGGAAGTCCCTATTTAAAAAATAAAATGATAAATTTATTGAAGCAAATCAACTCATAG
- a CDS encoding biotin--[acetyl-CoA-carboxylase] ligase, giving the protein MISYSKKIGGILIENSIFLKKIHSSIIGIGLNVHQTKFEKEWNATSLKKIFNLNFELDNLFYNIIYSIQKEYFLFTIHGENFSRKYYINHLYLKDKISLFYIHKINDFVKGIIRSITDQGFLIIEFNKKFYSFYQKEIKFIE; this is encoded by the coding sequence ATGATTTCATATAGTAAGAAAATAGGAGGAATTTTAATAGAAAATAGTATTTTTCTAAAAAAAATTCATTCTTCTATTATTGGAATCGGTTTGAATGTACATCAAACTAAATTTGAAAAGGAATGGAATGCTACTTCTTTGAAAAAAATTTTCAATCTAAATTTTGAATTAGATAATCTATTTTATAACATTATATATTCTATTCAAAAAGAATATTTTCTTTTCACAATTCATGGGGAAAATTTTTCACGAAAATATTATATTAATCATCTTTATTTGAAAGATAAAATTTCTCTTTTTTATATTCACAAAATAAATGATTTTGTTAAAGGAATAATACGATCTATAACAGATCAAGGGTTTCTAATAATTGAATTTAATAAGAAATTCTATTCTTTCTATCAAAAAGAAATCAAATTTATTGAATAA
- the obgE gene encoding GTPase ObgE: MENCFVDFIKIYCKSGNGGAGCIHFYRDKYITRGGPDGGSGGKGGDIIIQGNSHIHTFLHLRYNKHWIAESGSSGKENNITGSSGKDLLIEVPIGTVVKDEKKNAITEITKNHEKKILFEGGKGGKGNAFFKNSIYQSPIHAQKGIKTKGYWIFLELKILADVGLIGFPNTGKSTLLSVITRAKPKIANFSFTTKTPNLGVVKMNFDSFLVADIPGIIEKASEGKGLGHHFLRHAERNSVLLFLISSETKNKIKEYLILLKELNKFNSNFLNKKRLLAISKSDLINDKKKEKIREIFLSLKENILFISSFTKEGLMELKIKLWKLIKI, encoded by the coding sequence ATGGAAAATTGTTTTGTTGATTTTATAAAAATTTACTGCAAAAGTGGTAATGGAGGAGCTGGATGCATTCATTTTTATAGAGATAAATATATAACTAGAGGAGGTCCAGATGGAGGATCAGGGGGGAAAGGAGGGGATATTATTATTCAAGGAAATTCTCATATTCATACTTTTCTTCATTTAAGATATAATAAACATTGGATTGCAGAATCAGGATCTTCTGGAAAAGAGAATAATATTACTGGATCCAGTGGAAAAGATCTATTAATAGAAGTTCCTATCGGAACTGTGGTAAAAGATGAAAAAAAAAATGCAATAACAGAAATTACTAAAAACCATGAAAAAAAAATTTTATTTGAAGGAGGAAAGGGTGGAAAAGGAAATGCTTTTTTTAAAAATTCAATATATCAATCTCCTATTCATGCACAAAAAGGGATAAAAACAAAAGGTTATTGGATTTTTTTAGAATTGAAAATTTTGGCAGATGTAGGATTAATAGGATTTCCAAATACTGGAAAATCAACTTTACTTTCTGTGATCACAAGAGCAAAACCTAAGATAGCTAATTTTTCTTTTACAACCAAGACTCCAAATTTGGGCGTTGTCAAGATGAATTTTGATTCTTTTTTAGTTGCAGATATTCCTGGGATTATTGAAAAAGCATCTGAAGGAAAAGGGTTAGGACATCATTTTCTTAGACATGCAGAACGAAATTCTGTTTTATTATTTTTAATTTCTTCAGAAACAAAAAATAAAATAAAAGAGTATTTAATCTTGTTAAAAGAACTCAATAAATTTAACTCAAATTTTTTAAATAAAAAACGTTTGTTGGCGATTTCCAAATCAGATTTGATTAATGATAAAAAAAAAGAAAAAATAAGAGAAATATTTTTAAGTTTAAAAGAAAATATTCTTTTTATTTCTTCTTTCACTAAAGAAGGATTAATGGAATTAAAAATAAAGTTGTGGAAATTAATTAAAATTTAA
- the fsa gene encoding fructose-6-phosphate aldolase, giving the protein MKFFVDTANLKEINEARSLGILDGVTTNPSLISKESLSSQKEIQDHYMSICSLLRNEEDVSAEVISTNYRDMIKEGEKLSFIHPRIVVKIPMTQDGIKAIKYLSNKKIKTNCTLVFSTGQAILAAKVGSNYVSPFIGRVDDVSYDGLDLIREIKNIYNNYHFRTKILGASIRHSLHIIECSKIGIYAVTSPMKVIYSLLNHPLTNIGLEKFLTDYKNKMN; this is encoded by the coding sequence ATGAAATTTTTTGTAGATACAGCAAATTTGAAAGAGATTAATGAAGCAAGATCACTCGGGATATTAGATGGAGTTACAACAAATCCGTCTTTAATTTCCAAGGAATCTCTTTCTAGTCAGAAAGAAATTCAGGATCATTATATGTCTATATGCAGTCTTCTAAGAAATGAAGAAGATGTTAGTGCAGAGGTAATTAGTACTAATTATAGAGATATGATTAAAGAAGGAGAAAAACTTTCTTTTATACATCCAAGAATTGTTGTAAAAATTCCAATGACTCAAGATGGAATCAAAGCAATTAAATATCTTTCTAATAAAAAAATTAAAACAAATTGTACTCTCGTTTTTTCTACAGGTCAAGCCATTTTAGCAGCTAAAGTTGGATCTAATTATGTTTCTCCTTTCATAGGAAGAGTAGATGATGTTTCTTACGATGGCTTGGATTTGATACGAGAAATCAAAAATATATATAATAACTATCATTTTAGAACCAAAATTTTGGGGGCATCCATACGTCATTCTTTACATATTATAGAATGTTCAAAAATAGGAATATACGCAGTGACTTCTCCTATGAAAGTTATTTATTCTCTACTGAATCATCCATTAACAAATATAGGTTTGGAAAAATTTTTAACGGATTATAAAAATAAAATGAATTAA
- a CDS encoding RNA recognition motif domain-containing protein yields the protein MDNTKLYVGNLSYDMTEQELKKYFESIGEVTHAKIIFDESTSNKRSKGFGFIEMSNEEYAKQAIEKLNGTEFMGRNIIVSAARPRTRKDY from the coding sequence ATGGACAATACGAAATTATACGTAGGTAACTTATCTTATGATATGACAGAACAAGAATTAAAGAAATATTTTGAATCTATAGGGGAAGTAACTCATGCTAAGATAATTTTTGACGAATCTACATCTAACAAAAGAAGTAAAGGCTTCGGATTTATAGAGATGTCTAATGAAGAATATGCAAAACAAGCTATAGAAAAATTAAATGGAACAGAATTTATGGGGAGAAACATTATTGTATCTGCAGCTAGACCAAGAACAAGAAAAGATTATTAG
- a CDS encoding ferritin: MFSEKIQIGLTKQLNRESESSQLYLSMASWVEKKGFEGISEFLYDHSHEERMHMLKLIRYINKRGGSAILDNIFIRKKTYGSLKELFQILFEHEKKISNEINILVELSLQEKDYFTYNFLQWYVEEQMEEETLSKMILDKIELVGEDKVGLYLFDKDIKNFHKQ, from the coding sequence ATGTTTAGCGAAAAAATACAAATAGGATTAACGAAACAATTAAATAGAGAATCAGAATCCTCTCAATTGTATTTGTCTATGGCTTCTTGGGTAGAAAAGAAAGGTTTTGAAGGAATATCCGAATTTTTATATGATCATTCACATGAAGAAAGGATGCATATGTTAAAGTTAATAAGGTATATTAACAAGAGAGGAGGTTCCGCTATTTTGGATAACATTTTTATTAGAAAAAAAACATATGGATCTTTGAAAGAATTATTTCAAATATTATTTGAACATGAAAAGAAAATTTCTAATGAAATTAATATTTTAGTAGAATTATCTTTACAAGAAAAAGATTATTTTACATATAATTTTTTGCAATGGTATGTTGAAGAACAGATGGAAGAAGAAACTTTAAGTAAAATGATTTTAGATAAGATTGAACTAGTAGGAGAAGACAAAGTAGGATTGTATTTATTTGATAAAGACATAAAAAATTTTCATAAACAATAA
- the yidC gene encoding membrane protein insertase YidC yields MKDKNLDYSSMIGLFLILLILTIFTYLNNEKEKKFKINKEFFDKKKVPLFEKSQKEKNNFFLLENNVLRLKISNVGGIISEVFLKKYKAYDPSLSYHAKNLYLVKNSSFLYKMSFSNEKGLNIDTKNLLFQPFSLENKKKGIKILIMRAKNPYGKGFLDYIYTIGKENQYDIGFSVKTINFYPFRKLVSINLEQKILSMEKDRNWENSYTQAYYSIFNKNSASVKYLSERKTEEKNISNINWIAYKQQFFASIFIPEKILRNTFVQSENFSSGSFLKKIQFKTFVKTKKNEEFHFSFRFYFGPLDFNLLKEYKNGFENIIPFGWGFLKWINKYFFLIIFQFLEKTNLNYGVIIILMTIVVKLLLSPITYKQYKLSAIMKLIRPEIEELNNKYKKNEDALKKQRVMMELYRKVGVNPMSGCISTLFQVPIFYSLFKFFPTIINLRGKSFLWVEDLTSYDSILELPFFIPFYGNHVSLLTLLYSFALLGYTKLSNNGKKEFSQDENSSIPDMNFILYLMPIIMLLFINSYASALSLYYFTSNMINIGFLFFIKEFMLDEKKILMKIQEKKLIKHNQKKIQ; encoded by the coding sequence ATGAAGGATAAAAATTTAGATTATAGTTCTATGATAGGACTATTTCTTATATTGTTAATTTTAACGATTTTTACGTATTTGAATAATGAAAAAGAGAAAAAATTCAAGATAAATAAAGAATTTTTTGATAAAAAAAAAGTTCCTCTTTTTGAAAAAAGCCAAAAAGAAAAAAATAATTTCTTTTTATTGGAAAATAATGTTTTAAGATTAAAAATATCTAATGTAGGAGGAATAATAAGTGAAGTTTTTTTAAAAAAATATAAAGCATATGATCCTTCATTATCATATCATGCGAAAAATCTTTATTTAGTAAAAAATTCTAGTTTTTTATACAAAATGTCCTTTTCTAATGAAAAAGGGTTAAATATTGATACAAAAAATTTGCTTTTTCAACCTTTTTCATTGGAGAACAAAAAAAAAGGAATTAAAATCCTTATAATGAGAGCTAAAAATCCTTATGGAAAAGGGTTTTTGGATTATATATATACAATTGGAAAAGAAAATCAATATGATATTGGTTTTTCCGTAAAAACAATAAATTTTTATCCTTTTAGAAAATTAGTTTCCATCAATCTGGAGCAAAAAATTTTATCCATGGAAAAGGATAGAAATTGGGAAAATTCTTATACTCAAGCGTATTATTCTATTTTTAATAAAAATTCTGCATCTGTAAAATATTTATCCGAAAGAAAAACAGAAGAAAAAAATATATCCAACATAAATTGGATAGCTTATAAACAACAATTTTTTGCTTCTATATTTATTCCGGAAAAAATATTAAGAAATACTTTTGTTCAATCAGAAAATTTTTCTTCAGGAAGTTTTCTGAAGAAAATTCAATTCAAAACGTTTGTAAAAACGAAAAAAAATGAAGAATTTCATTTTTCTTTTCGTTTTTATTTTGGGCCTTTAGATTTTAATTTATTAAAAGAATATAAAAATGGATTTGAAAATATTATTCCATTTGGATGGGGTTTCTTAAAATGGATTAATAAATATTTTTTTCTGATAATTTTTCAATTTCTGGAAAAAACAAATTTAAATTATGGAGTTATTATTATTTTGATGACCATAGTGGTGAAACTTCTATTATCTCCAATTACTTATAAACAATATAAATTAAGTGCTATAATGAAATTAATTCGTCCGGAAATAGAAGAATTAAATAACAAATATAAAAAGAATGAAGATGCTTTAAAAAAACAAAGAGTTATGATGGAATTATATCGTAAAGTAGGAGTAAATCCAATGTCCGGATGTATTTCTACACTATTTCAAGTTCCTATTTTTTACTCATTATTTAAATTTTTTCCTACTATAATCAATTTGAGAGGAAAATCTTTTTTATGGGTAGAAGATCTCACTTCATATGATTCAATTCTAGAATTGCCTTTTTTTATTCCTTTTTACGGAAATCATGTGAGTTTACTTACTTTATTGTATTCATTTGCTTTGTTGGGTTACACGAAATTAAGTAACAATGGAAAAAAGGAATTTTCTCAAGATGAAAATAGCTCTATTCCAGATATGAATTTCATATTATATTTGATGCCTATTATTATGTTATTATTTATAAATAGTTATGCTTCTGCTTTATCTCTATATTATTTTACTTCTAATATGATCAATATTGGTTTTTTATTTTTTATCAAAGAATTTATGTTGGATGAGAAAAAAATTCTTATGAAAATTCAAGAAAAAAAACTGATAAAACATAATCAAAAAAAGATTCAATAA
- the rsfS gene encoding ribosome silencing factor — protein sequence MLLKKIIEGIQMVKGKDISVINLKNRENFICDYFVICNGDSHNQVYAISQSIERTTIKQLKKKPWHIEGLKKREWILVDYVSIVVHIFQKEVRSHYNIEILWN from the coding sequence TTGTTACTAAAAAAAATCATAGAAGGGATTCAAATGGTTAAAGGAAAAGATATATCTGTTATAAACTTAAAAAATAGAGAAAATTTTATTTGTGATTATTTTGTTATTTGTAATGGAGATTCTCATAATCAAGTTTATGCCATTTCCCAGTCTATAGAAAGAACTACAATCAAACAATTAAAGAAAAAACCTTGGCATATAGAAGGATTAAAAAAGAGAGAATGGATATTAGTAGATTATGTTTCAATTGTTGTCCATATTTTTCAAAAAGAGGTGAGATCGCATTATAATATAGAAATTCTTTGGAATTAA